Proteins encoded in a region of the Acidobacteriota bacterium genome:
- the gatB gene encoding Asp-tRNA(Asn)/Glu-tRNA(Gln) amidotransferase subunit GatB yields the protein MEYEPVIGLEVHAQLLTRSKIFCSSSTAFGDPANQHTSPVTLGLPGALPVLNGGAVEMAVRAALALGCRINGRSIFARKHYFYPDLPKGYQISQYEEPLARHGQVEVWTGPRDESGKVSEQGLKTFRILRVHMEEDAGKSVHSPDGGSYVNLNRAGVPLIEIVSQPDFRSSQEAYDYMTQLRLTLMYLGICDGNMEEGSLRCDANVSVRPKGQEKLGTKLEIKNLNSFRFLQKALDYEIERQIAVVSQGGKVHQETRLWDEDKGRTFVMRSKEEAQDYRYFPDPDIPPLVLEAEWVDRLRGQIPELPETRRRRLVEAFGLEGEEARQIIQSRTFADFFEEAVQAGAEARSVFNWMVGALTRALKDSGKDLGELPVTGRRLAKLIQLENEGVISGKIAKKVFDRMLAQGGDPESIVEKEGLRQISDAAALQDVVEKVVRANPDKVDAYRAGKTGLLGFFVGQVMRETRGQANPQLVNEILKEKLESR from the coding sequence ATGGAGTACGAACCCGTTATCGGACTGGAAGTGCACGCTCAACTGCTGACCCGCAGCAAGATTTTCTGCAGCAGCAGCACGGCTTTCGGCGATCCGGCCAACCAGCACACCTCCCCGGTGACCTTGGGACTTCCAGGAGCCCTGCCCGTGCTCAATGGCGGAGCCGTGGAAATGGCCGTCAGGGCCGCCTTGGCTCTGGGCTGCCGCATCAATGGGCGCTCCATCTTCGCGCGCAAGCACTACTTCTATCCCGACCTGCCCAAGGGTTATCAGATCTCCCAGTACGAAGAGCCGCTGGCCCGGCACGGCCAAGTCGAGGTGTGGACGGGTCCGCGCGACGAATCGGGCAAGGTCTCGGAGCAGGGACTGAAGACCTTCCGCATCCTCAGGGTGCATATGGAAGAGGACGCCGGAAAGAGCGTCCACTCGCCCGACGGAGGCTCCTACGTCAATCTCAACCGCGCCGGCGTTCCACTCATCGAGATCGTCTCCCAGCCCGATTTCCGCTCTTCTCAGGAGGCTTACGACTACATGACGCAACTGCGCCTGACCCTCATGTACCTGGGCATCTGCGACGGCAATATGGAGGAGGGCAGTCTGCGCTGCGACGCCAACGTATCGGTGCGTCCCAAGGGACAAGAAAAGCTGGGAACCAAGTTGGAGATCAAGAACCTGAACTCCTTCCGCTTCCTGCAAAAGGCTCTCGACTACGAGATCGAACGCCAGATCGCCGTGGTCAGCCAAGGCGGCAAAGTCCATCAGGAAACCCGCCTCTGGGACGAGGACAAGGGGCGGACCTTCGTCATGCGCAGCAAGGAGGAGGCCCAGGACTACCGCTATTTCCCCGATCCCGATATTCCCCCTCTGGTGCTGGAGGCCGAGTGGGTCGATCGGCTGCGCGGCCAGATTCCCGAGTTGCCCGAGACACGCCGGCGACGCCTGGTCGAGGCCTTCGGACTGGAGGGCGAGGAGGCCCGCCAGATCATCCAGAGCCGCACTTTCGCCGATTTCTTCGAAGAGGCCGTGCAAGCCGGGGCTGAAGCTCGCAGCGTTTTCAACTGGATGGTCGGAGCCCTGACACGGGCCCTCAAGGACAGCGGCAAAGACCTGGGCGAGCTGCCGGTCACAGGCCGCCGACTGGCCAAGCTCATCCAGCTTGAGAACGAGGGCGTCATCAGCGGCAAGATTGCCAAGAAGGTGTTCGACAGGATGCTGGCGCAAGGGGGCGACCCCGAGAGCATCGTGGAAAAAGAGGGTTTGCGCCAAATCTCCGACGCCGCGGCTCTCCAAGATGTGGTAGAGAAAGTAGTGCGGGCCAATCCCGACAAGGTAGACGCCTATCGGGCAGGCAAGACCGGCTTGTTGGGCTTCTTCGTCGGACAAGTCATGCGTGAGACACGCGGCCAAGCCAATCCGCAACTGGTCAATGAAATCTTGAAAGAAAAGTTGGAATCCAGATGA
- the miaA gene encoding tRNA (adenosine(37)-N6)-dimethylallyltransferase MiaA gives MQSSGQRSLVIIAGPTASGKSALALKAALRLGGEIVNCDSMQLHRGLAVGTAKPSDEERATVPHHLYDRLDPDEFFSAGRYMKESREICAAICGRGHLPLVVGGTGLYLRALLQGVFEGPSADQDLRRRLKLSEEQKGPGHLYRMLKRLDPEAASRIQPADLVRQVRALEVHLLSGQPLSRLQKRTEPLQGYSVLKVGLRLPRRDLYDRIDRRVSKMFRGGLLEEVKRLLDAGYSPESKGFEALGYRHAAAALQGQLSLSEAIERTQADTRRYAKRQMTWFRREKGMLWLNRAGEADEALSEFMERFRREESWMACPESV, from the coding sequence GTGCAGAGCTCAGGTCAGCGGAGCTTGGTGATCATCGCCGGGCCGACGGCTTCGGGCAAGAGCGCGCTGGCGTTGAAAGCGGCCTTGCGGCTGGGCGGAGAGATCGTCAACTGCGATTCCATGCAGCTTCACCGCGGGCTGGCCGTGGGCACGGCCAAGCCAAGCGACGAGGAAAGAGCCACGGTTCCTCATCATCTCTACGACCGCCTCGATCCCGACGAGTTCTTCTCGGCCGGCCGCTACATGAAGGAATCCCGCGAGATCTGTGCGGCCATTTGCGGGCGGGGACACCTTCCCCTCGTCGTAGGGGGGACGGGCCTCTATCTGCGGGCCCTTTTGCAGGGTGTCTTCGAGGGACCTTCGGCGGATCAGGACTTGCGCCGGCGCCTCAAGCTCAGCGAGGAGCAGAAAGGCCCCGGCCATCTCTACCGCATGCTCAAGCGGCTTGACCCTGAAGCAGCTTCGCGCATCCAGCCCGCCGACCTGGTGAGGCAGGTGCGGGCGCTGGAGGTTCACCTGCTGAGCGGCCAGCCTCTCAGCCGTCTGCAGAAGCGCACGGAGCCCCTGCAAGGCTACAGCGTTCTCAAGGTGGGGCTGCGTCTGCCGCGCCGGGATCTCTATGATAGAATCGACCGCCGCGTCTCCAAGATGTTCCGCGGGGGGCTCCTCGAGGAAGTTAAACGTCTGCTCGATGCCGGCTATTCGCCTGAATCCAAAGGATTTGAAGCACTCGGCTACCGTCACGCGGCGGCCGCTTTGCAGGGCCAGTTAAGCCTCAGCGAAGCCATCGAAAGGACCCAGGCTGACACCCGGCGCTACGCCAAGCGCCAGATGACCTGGTTCCGGCGCGAGAAGGGGATGCTTTGGCTGAACCGCGCAGGCGAGGCGGACGAGGCTCTGAGCGAGTTCATGGAGCGCTTTCGCCGTGAGGAGTCCTGGATGGCCTGCCCTGAAAGCGTTTGA
- a CDS encoding HigA family addiction module antitoxin, which yields MRMHNPPHPGEVLRELCLEPLGLTVTNAAEALGVSRKTLSAILNGRAGISPEMAIRLSRAFGTSAESWLTQQMQYDLWTAEQSAENIRVERLSAV from the coding sequence ATGCGTATGCACAATCCACCCCATCCCGGAGAAGTATTACGCGAGCTATGTTTAGAGCCTTTGGGGCTGACCGTGACCAATGCCGCCGAGGCTCTGGGGGTGAGCCGCAAGACCTTGTCTGCGATCCTTAACGGAAGAGCCGGAATCAGCCCGGAGATGGCGATCAGACTGTCCAGGGCTTTTGGTACTTCTGCCGAGAGCTGGTTGACTCAGCAAATGCAATACGACCTCTGGACCGCTGAGCAATCGGCTGAAAATATCCGTGTAGAAAGGCTGTCCGCGGTCTAG
- a CDS encoding carboxypeptidase regulatory-like domain-containing protein, translated as MIGSADLLKAGLAASLFLISAAASLQAQNTWVQGRVVDRVGQPVAGARVALHAHRDLYRDWMARLGGEPDPPAEAAVFSDENGLYRFHVPQNAMWSLSVSLSGFYPMELPARVFTPGYSIPDAVLLGCRYQSSQVVSAKQPAVGVVIEVLGPRGRQYPSQWRSAPWRPFHLRVLSDGQGIITYPVLPGTPNTFSAAPAGVDFVMPTILTPGSQPVLVLVEGQPLPLQVVDELGHPLRDVLVYRRGLPRGITDENGSVTLYFSPNADRSFLRFLGPDGAGYYGYVDWRDPPEVIRLERPRTINVTVVDEASSAPLANAAIWLPEQNEVCFSNRAGSCRFRAWPISRGVGADLLGYQMSISYDRKRLVDQPVLQRALRPASLAQGWVSDHRGNPVDGARVRARPARYATSMIWHQTFRGAQNYSLQDGSFLIEVNFDDPYLQVRADYPRMAPDTERTDGQPVHLQLVEGGLVSGRVIDPEGRPVSNAVVSVHAFSSGGRPTGYMGAGAPIADVQTRSEADGSFLLEGVPSEQVVVSAFSSQPEFSPALSPNLSVREPGQHVDAGDLQLGYARKVTGRIINSQDEAIPEASISLRPKWSISGIEWHGSSADVLEHSDQDGRFQIYVPPDQRMEIRVSSRDYESKGVDVPEDTSQPLEIVLLRTGVISGQVVDAAGRPLAGVNLRLKYRQSEQQEDFNATFHLPDTDQEGRFKATNQRAGDYRLEATPEGDGPHRSEIFTLEEGEEEEIRLVVREKPVRVSGLVLDASGRPVDGAKVYIGPDLNSLRRRPISTPYASLQTEKGRFQTGFDEPGEYDLSATADGVGGQKLTIDLQEGHRQIEVTLDPTQMVVIRVLDPEGKEAVGASITIRQGQDTSNSLTDRGVTYHLVQNPGLLAVAARLDDLWASGEIMAGHRPLPELTLRLQPGVPVEGRVEGLDEEQLRRLDIFVMSKAFRTSIRASATASGEIMSPPLPVGRFQVHATVSDSALRLEESITVREGQDKVRIDLRFPLGLTADLQVLGNGQPLSAAYRLWGGTASFANGQTRPRGRIYLEGLSEGSYQLLLMGSFGTTIQQLEMPRDLNRVFDLSLIDVSGQILNEAGEPVEGASVRIGQKFTSGSASSDQPPALTDSEGTFALKGVMAADGGLRIDHPDYALTSVQLPEEEGKVIEGLEIVLPEAGTAHVILTGKLPGDRPPHVLRMEAGSMAGDSKAEWSGDVLTLKQMGPEDTHIRLMTNDMRSVDLTIRAGQTREVSFEPAARVEVEASTQGGSKPLYLRLWDSQGKPFMVRDFAPMASAPTGGPFEGWWPIYNGKAFLPALKPGLWRLQVVFENGTTSEQQVQLIEGEERHVRFP; from the coding sequence ATGATCGGTTCAGCAGACCTCCTCAAGGCCGGCTTGGCGGCCTCACTTTTTTTGATCTCCGCCGCAGCTTCGCTGCAAGCCCAGAACACCTGGGTTCAAGGACGCGTCGTAGACCGCGTGGGGCAGCCCGTGGCCGGAGCCCGCGTAGCCTTGCACGCCCACCGCGACCTCTACCGGGACTGGATGGCACGTCTGGGCGGAGAACCAGATCCTCCCGCCGAGGCCGCGGTCTTCAGCGACGAGAACGGCCTTTACCGCTTCCATGTACCCCAGAACGCCATGTGGAGCCTGAGTGTGAGCCTCTCAGGGTTCTACCCGATGGAGTTGCCGGCCAGGGTGTTTACTCCGGGATACTCGATTCCCGACGCGGTGTTGCTGGGCTGCCGCTACCAGTCCTCGCAGGTGGTTTCAGCCAAGCAACCGGCAGTCGGCGTAGTCATCGAAGTGCTGGGGCCGCGGGGACGCCAATATCCCAGTCAATGGCGCTCCGCTCCCTGGCGACCCTTCCACCTGCGGGTGCTCAGCGACGGCCAAGGCATCATCACCTATCCGGTGCTGCCCGGCACCCCCAACACCTTTTCAGCGGCACCGGCAGGCGTCGACTTCGTCATGCCCACCATCCTCACTCCGGGAAGCCAGCCGGTACTGGTGCTGGTGGAAGGGCAGCCTTTGCCTCTTCAGGTCGTTGACGAGTTGGGACATCCGCTTCGCGACGTGCTCGTTTATCGTCGCGGACTGCCCAGAGGCATCACCGATGAGAACGGATCGGTCACCCTCTACTTCAGCCCAAACGCCGACCGCAGCTTCCTGCGATTCCTGGGACCCGACGGAGCGGGCTATTACGGCTATGTCGACTGGAGGGATCCACCCGAAGTCATTAGGCTGGAACGACCGCGGACCATCAATGTGACCGTGGTGGACGAGGCGAGCTCGGCTCCCTTGGCCAACGCCGCCATTTGGCTGCCCGAGCAGAACGAAGTCTGCTTCAGCAACCGCGCCGGAAGCTGCCGATTCCGCGCTTGGCCCATCTCACGGGGGGTCGGCGCCGATCTCCTCGGTTATCAGATGAGCATCAGCTATGACAGGAAGAGACTCGTCGATCAGCCCGTCCTGCAACGGGCGTTGAGACCGGCCAGCCTGGCTCAGGGTTGGGTCAGCGACCATCGGGGCAACCCTGTCGACGGAGCCAGGGTGCGGGCCCGGCCGGCACGTTATGCCACTTCAATGATATGGCACCAGACCTTTCGGGGGGCGCAGAACTACTCCCTGCAGGATGGTTCCTTTCTGATCGAGGTGAACTTCGACGACCCTTATCTTCAAGTACGGGCGGACTACCCCCGGATGGCGCCGGACACCGAGCGAACCGATGGTCAACCGGTTCATCTGCAGTTGGTGGAAGGCGGGTTGGTCAGCGGACGGGTCATCGATCCTGAAGGCAGACCCGTGTCGAATGCCGTCGTCAGCGTACACGCTTTTTCTTCCGGAGGCCGGCCCACCGGATACATGGGCGCGGGCGCCCCCATAGCCGACGTTCAAACCCGCAGCGAGGCCGATGGCTCGTTCCTGCTGGAAGGCGTCCCCAGCGAGCAGGTTGTGGTATCCGCTTTTTCCTCCCAGCCCGAGTTCTCACCCGCCCTGTCGCCAAACCTTTCGGTGCGCGAGCCGGGGCAACACGTCGACGCCGGCGACCTGCAACTGGGGTACGCCCGCAAAGTCACGGGCCGGATCATCAACAGCCAGGATGAGGCCATCCCGGAGGCGTCCATCAGCTTGCGTCCGAAGTGGTCGATTTCGGGTATCGAGTGGCACGGCTCATCGGCCGACGTCCTGGAACACAGCGACCAGGACGGCCGTTTCCAAATCTACGTCCCGCCGGACCAAAGAATGGAGATCAGGGTCAGCAGCCGCGACTACGAGTCGAAAGGCGTCGACGTGCCTGAAGACACCTCCCAGCCCCTGGAGATCGTCCTGCTTCGCACCGGCGTGATCAGCGGTCAGGTTGTGGATGCCGCCGGACGACCTCTGGCGGGGGTCAACTTGAGGCTCAAGTACCGCCAATCCGAGCAGCAGGAGGATTTCAACGCCACCTTCCACTTGCCGGACACTGACCAGGAGGGGCGTTTCAAGGCCACCAACCAACGGGCCGGCGATTACCGTTTGGAGGCGACTCCCGAGGGCGACGGTCCGCACCGCAGCGAGATCTTTACTCTGGAAGAAGGCGAGGAGGAGGAAATCCGCCTGGTCGTGCGCGAGAAGCCGGTACGCGTCAGCGGACTCGTGCTGGACGCTTCCGGACGCCCGGTCGATGGCGCCAAAGTCTATATCGGTCCTGACCTCAACAGCCTCCGCCGCCGCCCGATTTCGACGCCTTATGCTTCTCTGCAAACCGAGAAGGGCCGCTTCCAGACCGGCTTTGACGAGCCGGGAGAATACGATCTGAGCGCCACGGCCGACGGTGTCGGAGGGCAAAAGCTCACCATCGACCTGCAAGAGGGACACCGCCAGATCGAGGTGACTCTGGACCCGACCCAGATGGTAGTGATCCGAGTCCTCGATCCGGAAGGCAAAGAAGCGGTCGGAGCCTCGATCACCATCCGCCAGGGCCAAGACACCAGCAATTCGCTCACCGACCGGGGCGTGACCTACCATCTGGTGCAGAATCCGGGCCTCCTCGCGGTGGCGGCGCGACTTGACGACCTGTGGGCCAGCGGCGAGATCATGGCGGGACACCGGCCTTTGCCCGAGTTGACTTTGCGTCTGCAACCCGGCGTGCCGGTAGAAGGCAGGGTGGAAGGACTCGACGAGGAGCAGTTGCGGCGCCTCGACATCTTTGTGATGTCAAAGGCTTTCCGAACGTCGATCCGGGCCTCCGCCACCGCGTCCGGCGAAATCATGAGCCCTCCCTTGCCGGTCGGGCGATTTCAAGTGCACGCTACAGTCTCCGACAGCGCTCTTCGCCTGGAGGAGTCCATCACGGTCAGGGAAGGACAGGACAAGGTTCGCATCGACTTGCGTTTTCCTCTCGGCCTGACCGCCGACCTGCAGGTTTTGGGAAACGGCCAACCGCTCAGCGCCGCTTACCGGCTGTGGGGAGGTACGGCATCGTTCGCCAATGGTCAAACCCGCCCGCGGGGCCGCATCTACCTGGAGGGATTGAGCGAGGGAAGCTATCAGCTCCTGCTCATGGGCTCCTTCGGGACCACCATCCAACAACTTGAAATGCCCCGCGACCTGAACAGGGTCTTCGACCTGTCTCTGATCGATGTCTCGGGCCAGATCCTCAACGAGGCCGGAGAACCCGTTGAGGGAGCGTCCGTCCGAATAGGTCAGAAGTTCACCTCTGGGAGCGCAAGCAGCGACCAGCCGCCTGCCCTCACCGACTCTGAGGGAACCTTCGCACTCAAAGGCGTCATGGCCGCCGACGGGGGGCTGAGGATCGACCATCCCGACTACGCCCTGACTTCCGTGCAATTGCCAGAGGAGGAGGGCAAGGTCATCGAAGGACTGGAGATCGTCTTGCCTGAAGCCGGAACCGCCCATGTCATCCTCACCGGCAAACTGCCCGGGGACCGCCCTCCCCATGTGCTGCGGATGGAGGCGGGGTCAATGGCAGGCGACAGCAAGGCCGAATGGTCGGGCGACGTCCTCACGCTCAAGCAGATGGGACCCGAGGACACTCACATCCGTCTCATGACCAACGACATGCGCAGCGTCGACTTGACGATCAGGGCGGGACAGACCCGCGAAGTCAGCTTCGAACCTGCGGCTCGGGTCGAGGTGGAAGCCTCCACGCAAGGTGGCAGCAAGCCTCTCTACCTCAGGCTCTGGGATTCTCAAGGAAAACCGTTTATGGTCCGCGACTTCGCTCCCATGGCGTCCGCGCCCACGGGCGGGCCCTTTGAAGGCTGGTGGCCGATTTACAACGGGAAAGCATTCCTTCCAGCTCTCAAACCAGGACTATGGCGCCTTCAAGTGGTCTTTGAGAACGGCACTACATCGGAGCAGCAAGTTCAGCTCATCGAGGGAGAAGAGCGCCATGTGCGCTTTCCCTAG
- a CDS encoding response regulator: MRKKRKRKPTGPPMAVIEEDADDIYSIKFILQSLGHDVRSYSYLHDYMADMIDFAPKVVIVDMMIPEGGGFQAIRQVKRHLPDVPVLAITADAMEGSEKEVLEAGGEDTLGKPYTVGDLQDKLGQWIAIEKAEG; the protein is encoded by the coding sequence ATGAGGAAGAAGCGAAAAAGAAAGCCCACCGGCCCGCCAATGGCAGTCATCGAAGAAGACGCCGACGACATTTATTCCATCAAGTTCATCCTGCAAAGCCTGGGCCATGATGTTCGGTCCTACTCCTACCTCCACGATTACATGGCCGACATGATCGATTTTGCTCCCAAGGTGGTCATCGTCGACATGATGATTCCCGAGGGAGGAGGCTTCCAGGCCATCCGCCAGGTCAAGCGTCATCTGCCGGACGTACCCGTTCTGGCCATTACCGCCGACGCCATGGAGGGAAGCGAGAAAGAGGTGCTCGAGGCCGGAGGGGAAGATACCTTGGGCAAGCCTTACACGGTGGGTGACTTGCAGGACAAGCTGGGCCAGTGGATCGCCATCGAGAAGGCCGAGGGCTAG
- a CDS encoding type II toxin-antitoxin system RelE/ParE family toxin, with protein MINGFRHRGLKRFFESGTTRGIQAQQANRIRLILGRLHASQSPQDMNLPGLHLHELSGRRKGTWSVRVSGNWRITFRFDGPDAYDVNLEDYH; from the coding sequence GTGATCAACGGATTCAGGCACCGTGGACTGAAGCGCTTTTTCGAAAGCGGCACCACCCGCGGAATCCAAGCTCAACAGGCAAATCGTATTCGGCTGATTCTTGGTCGGCTGCATGCGTCACAGTCGCCGCAAGACATGAACCTGCCAGGGCTTCATCTGCACGAACTCTCTGGCCGGAGAAAAGGCACATGGTCTGTCCGAGTTTCCGGCAATTGGCGGATAACATTCCGTTTCGACGGTCCTGATGCCTACGATGTTAACTTGGAGGATTATCACTGA